A single window of Gemmatimonadaceae bacterium DNA harbors:
- the deoC gene encoding deoxyribose-phosphate aldolase: MASYRMSGNGHRASGTGKRAPGTGKRFRQLFDDVGTVDMVGIEERVAKFQTRSIKKKSKLWGLTTAVSMVDLTTLEGKDTRGKVASLCAKARRPSDDPDVPSVAAVCIYPSLVKTAARLLADTPIKVASVATGFPSGQSPLKLRLAEVKQVVADGADEVDMVINRGEFLAGEFQRVQDEISAVVEACGDATLKVILEVSELESYDKIRAASFIAMRVIREGDFIKTSTGKASGSATLANTQVMIEAIRDFYLETGTAIGMKPAGGIRTAKQALHYLVAVKETLGDAWLNSSRYRFGASSLLNDLLRQIEKQKTGSYQAPWYFTEAAESY, encoded by the coding sequence ATGGCCAGTTATCGTATGTCGGGCAACGGGCATCGGGCATCGGGCACCGGGAAACGGGCACCGGGTACCGGGAAGCGATTCCGCCAGCTGTTCGACGATGTGGGCACCGTCGATATGGTCGGGATCGAGGAGCGCGTCGCCAAGTTCCAGACGCGCAGCATCAAGAAGAAATCGAAGCTGTGGGGGCTCACTACGGCGGTCTCGATGGTGGACCTCACCACCCTCGAGGGGAAGGACACCCGGGGCAAGGTCGCGTCGCTTTGCGCCAAGGCGCGGCGGCCGAGTGATGATCCGGATGTGCCTTCCGTGGCGGCCGTGTGCATATATCCGTCGCTGGTGAAGACCGCCGCTCGGCTGCTCGCTGACACGCCTATCAAGGTCGCTTCTGTCGCCACCGGATTTCCGTCGGGCCAGAGTCCCTTGAAGCTCCGGCTCGCCGAAGTGAAGCAGGTCGTTGCGGATGGCGCCGACGAAGTGGACATGGTGATCAATCGCGGCGAGTTCCTCGCCGGCGAGTTCCAGCGCGTGCAGGACGAGATCTCCGCCGTCGTCGAAGCGTGTGGCGACGCGACTTTGAAAGTCATCCTTGAAGTGTCGGAGCTCGAGAGCTACGACAAGATTCGCGCGGCGTCGTTCATTGCGATGCGTGTGATTCGCGAAGGCGACTTCATCAAGACCAGCACGGGGAAGGCGTCGGGAAGCGCGACGCTTGCCAACACGCAGGTGATGATCGAGGCGATTCGCGATTTCTATCTCGAGACCGGGACCGCGATCGGGATGAAGCCGGCGGGCGGAATCCGCACCGCCAAGCAGGCGCTGCACTATCTCGTGGCGGTGAAGGAGACCCTCGGCGACGCGTGGCTGAATTCGAGTCGGTATCGTTTTGGTGCGAGCTCGCTGTTGAACGATCTGTTGCGGCAGATAGAGAAGCAAAAGACCGGGTCGTACCAGGCGCCCTGGTATTTCACTGAAGCGGCGGAGAGCTACTGA
- a CDS encoding sigma-70 family RNA polymerase sigma factor: MTTTAPTAPPVDQADADQEIISRVLAGFKDAFGILIQRYSDPLYRHALGMTGSPDVAEDILQASFIKAYQHLGEVRGRFDAWLFRIVANSCKDWLKNIRRTHVSYEEDNQPSSFSNPEEELDRNELRSDLEYALARLPESLREAFVMKHVEGRSYEEMAVLLETTVGALKMRVHRAREALQSLLEEKYA; encoded by the coding sequence GTGACTACAACCGCACCAACGGCCCCGCCTGTAGACCAGGCCGATGCGGACCAGGAGATCATCAGTCGCGTCCTTGCCGGATTCAAGGACGCATTCGGTATCCTGATCCAGCGTTACAGCGATCCGCTCTATCGCCACGCACTCGGCATGACGGGCAGTCCCGATGTAGCCGAGGACATTTTGCAGGCGAGCTTCATCAAGGCGTACCAGCACCTGGGTGAGGTGCGCGGCAGGTTCGACGCGTGGCTGTTCAGAATCGTCGCGAATTCGTGTAAGGACTGGCTGAAGAACATTCGCCGGACGCACGTCAGCTACGAAGAGGACAATCAGCCGTCTTCGTTCTCGAATCCCGAGGAGGAGCTGGATCGCAACGAGCTGCGTTCCGATCTGGAGTATGCGCTGGCGCGTCTGCCCGAATCACTTCGCGAAGCGTTCGTAATGAAACACGTCGAAGGCAGGTCGTACGAAGAGATGGCGGTGTTGCTGGAAACCACTGTCGGTGCGCTGAAGATGCGTGTGCATCGCGCCCGCGAGGCGCTGCAGTCATTACTCGAGGAGAAGTACGCATGA
- a CDS encoding helix-turn-helix domain-containing protein: MDLLAALRRPEGKTLEFKRDLSSPDGVLRTIVAFSNTAGGIIMVGVEDGTRHVRGVSDPIALEERLASLISDSITPRLLPDLEILTYRTTHVVAVQVFPSPSRPHYITKTGVHGGTYVRVGSTNRRADDALINEMKRFARGEAFDEQTMPELDSEAIDFRVASELFAPVRRLARRDVETLRLVDSHQGRKVPTIGGIILFGTNRLRHFPDAWIQVGRFKGTDRATIVDHAELRGPLLQGIVSAIEFVEKHSTRGAEIGRVRRIERWSLPPVAVREAVINAVAHADYSQRGAPIRVALFDDRLEVENPGLLPFGLTIADLPLGVSKLRNRVIGRVFHELGLVEQWGSGIQRMIAACRDAGLAPPALEEIGIRFRVTIRTERVGAVELDPIDRAIVALVTAPDGLATREIASGIGLTPRATRTRLAALVARGLVREIGTSPQDPKRRYFTTESS, from the coding sequence ATGGATCTCCTCGCAGCCCTTCGTCGGCCTGAAGGCAAGACGCTCGAGTTCAAGCGCGATCTCTCCTCGCCAGACGGAGTGCTGCGGACGATCGTGGCCTTCTCCAACACAGCCGGCGGCATCATCATGGTCGGCGTTGAAGACGGCACCCGGCACGTACGGGGCGTTTCCGACCCGATCGCACTCGAAGAGCGTCTCGCTAGCTTGATCAGCGATTCCATCACGCCACGCCTGCTCCCGGACCTCGAGATACTTACCTACCGAACGACCCATGTGGTGGCGGTGCAAGTCTTTCCCAGCCCCAGTCGCCCACACTACATCACGAAAACGGGCGTACACGGCGGGACCTACGTGCGGGTGGGCTCGACAAACCGCCGGGCTGACGACGCGCTCATCAACGAGATGAAGCGGTTCGCACGGGGCGAGGCGTTCGATGAGCAAACGATGCCTGAGCTCGACTCGGAAGCGATTGACTTCCGAGTGGCTTCCGAGTTGTTCGCCCCGGTTCGACGGTTGGCGCGGCGTGATGTGGAGACGCTCCGGCTGGTGGATTCGCACCAGGGCCGCAAGGTTCCAACAATTGGCGGGATCATCCTCTTCGGGACTAACCGGCTGCGACACTTTCCGGACGCCTGGATTCAGGTTGGCAGGTTCAAGGGTACAGACCGGGCGACCATCGTCGATCATGCCGAATTACGAGGACCACTCCTCCAAGGGATCGTGTCGGCAATTGAGTTCGTTGAAAAGCACTCCACCCGTGGTGCTGAGATCGGACGTGTCCGTCGTATAGAGCGCTGGTCTCTGCCTCCGGTCGCTGTGCGCGAGGCGGTGATCAATGCGGTTGCGCACGCCGATTATTCTCAACGCGGAGCACCGATCAGAGTTGCTCTGTTCGATGACCGACTGGAGGTTGAGAACCCGGGGCTGCTGCCATTTGGCCTCACGATCGCAGACCTTCCACTCGGCGTCTCCAAGCTGCGCAATCGCGTGATCGGGCGCGTGTTCCACGAACTAGGCCTGGTGGAGCAATGGGGGAGCGGCATCCAGCGGATGATCGCGGCATGCCGTGATGCTGGGCTGGCACCCCCTGCGCTAGAGGAGATTGGCATCCGCTTCCGCGTTACCATTCGTACTGAGCGCGTCGGTGCGGTGGAACTCGATCCGATCGACCGCGCCATCGTGGCTCTGGTCACCGCGCCGGACGGCCTTGCGACGCGGGAGATCGCCAGCGGCATCGGGCTCACGCCCCGCGCCACGCGCACTCGTCTCGCCGCGCTGGTTGCCCGAGGACTCGTGCGCGAGATTGGCACCAGCCCGCAGGACCCCAAACGCCGCTATTTCACGACGGAATCCTCATGA
- a CDS encoding transmembrane domain-containing protein, whose amino-acid sequence MSDETPDGPAPEQRVHRKTPPATPAVQAWLDGEQPREGLATADEQETAELWARINSEAEQLRRRNTPIHVQSRILSSLPDTPMVAVDVPPKGFQLGTAVAVIGGVIIVAIGALIGFMLVR is encoded by the coding sequence ATGAGCGACGAGACCCCGGACGGACCGGCCCCGGAACAGCGGGTCCATAGAAAGACCCCGCCCGCGACGCCGGCAGTGCAGGCGTGGCTGGATGGCGAGCAGCCGCGTGAGGGTCTGGCGACCGCGGACGAGCAGGAGACCGCCGAGCTCTGGGCGCGCATCAACAGCGAGGCCGAGCAGCTTCGCCGCCGCAATACGCCGATTCATGTGCAGAGCCGTATTCTGAGCTCGCTTCCCGACACGCCCATGGTCGCGGTGGATGTTCCCCCGAAGGGATTTCAGCTTGGCACCGCAGTGGCGGTGATCGGTGGAGTGATCATCGTGGCTATCGGCGCACTCATTGGATTCATGCTCGTGCGTTGA
- a CDS encoding Bax inhibitor-1/YccA family protein, producing MMGVSFPAGTIVRTGEERATLVRRTYSLVFVSILITIAGAMFALSQPRLMGAVAQHPFIAMIATFAPLLIAMRARDAFPANIGLVLLFTFAEGVFISPMLYVYGQQQPGLITQAAVLTIGSFGVLTGYAFVSRRDFSAWGSFFMVGLWVVIGTMLLNFFFRNPALDLWLAGVTVLVFSGLLVFDTWRIRNVYGPNEYVGAAVQIYLDLLNMFLAFIRILGGRRS from the coding sequence ATGATGGGCGTGTCGTTCCCCGCGGGGACAATCGTTCGTACCGGCGAGGAGCGCGCGACGCTCGTTCGCCGCACCTACTCGCTCGTATTCGTAAGCATACTCATCACGATCGCGGGCGCGATGTTCGCGCTGTCGCAGCCACGTCTCATGGGAGCCGTCGCGCAGCATCCGTTCATTGCGATGATCGCGACCTTCGCCCCGCTCCTCATCGCGATGCGCGCGCGCGACGCGTTCCCCGCCAACATCGGGCTGGTGCTGCTGTTCACGTTCGCCGAGGGTGTGTTCATCTCGCCGATGCTGTACGTGTACGGGCAGCAGCAGCCGGGGCTCATCACGCAGGCGGCGGTGCTGACGATCGGATCGTTCGGCGTGCTCACCGGCTACGCGTTCGTATCGCGGCGCGACTTCAGCGCCTGGGGCAGCTTCTTCATGGTCGGCCTGTGGGTGGTGATAGGCACCATGCTGCTCAACTTCTTCTTCCGTAATCCGGCGCTCGATCTATGGCTCGCCGGCGTCACGGTTCTCGTGTTCAGCGGGCTCCTCGTGTTCGACACGTGGCGCATTCGCAACGTGTACGGGCCAAATGAGTACGTCGGCGCGGCGGTGCAGATCTATCTCGATCTGCTGAACATGTTCCTGGCCTTCATCCGCATACTCGGTGGCCGGCGGAGCTAG
- a CDS encoding 4a-hydroxytetrahydrobiopterin dehydratase has translation MPELLSDIAIQRDLGNLPGWSRRGDVLTRLYQFRNFVDAMVFVNRVAELAEKANHHPDIDIRYSKVTLSLSTHDAGGITQNDLDLAKAIDGGGSSAPGDGSSLA, from the coding sequence ATGCCAGAGCTCCTATCCGACATCGCGATCCAGCGCGATCTGGGCAATCTCCCGGGGTGGTCCCGCCGCGGAGACGTGCTGACGAGGCTGTACCAGTTCCGGAATTTCGTGGACGCGATGGTGTTCGTGAATCGTGTCGCGGAGCTGGCTGAGAAAGCGAACCATCACCCCGACATTGACATCCGGTACTCGAAGGTGACGCTCTCGCTGAGCACCCACGATGCTGGCGGCATCACGCAGAACGATCTCGATCTGGCGAAGGCGATAGACGGGGGCGGATCGTCTGCTCCAGGCGATGGGAGCTCGCTGGCCTAG
- a CDS encoding CoA transferase: protein MKCLDLSRVLAGPLATMMLGDLGAQVIKIEKPGTGDDTRGWGPPFDDRGESAYYLSVNRNKKSVALDLDQQCDRELILELARGSDIVVDNFRPGALERRGIDPRRLVEENSGLIWCTITGFGENNPRVGYDLVVQAESGWMSITGEAEGEPMRAGVALADIIAGKDAAISILAALVAKSVSSGALPPEKRRIHISLSASATAALINVAQNSLVTGRDARRWGNQHPNLVPYQLFHAADRPIIVAVGSDSQWKGCARALGLDALADDVSVSTNAGRLTSRDRIVLAVAEKLRERPAAEWIAKLDAAGVPCGLVKTVLESLSEVSVSPLTGIAPSVPGDVRLPPPRLDEHGEEIRRLRWGAFDR, encoded by the coding sequence ATGAAATGCCTCGATCTGTCGCGCGTGCTGGCAGGACCCCTCGCTACTATGATGTTGGGCGACCTTGGCGCACAGGTCATCAAAATCGAGAAGCCCGGCACCGGTGACGACACCCGCGGGTGGGGGCCGCCGTTCGACGATCGGGGTGAGAGCGCGTACTACCTCTCGGTCAACCGGAACAAGAAAAGCGTCGCTCTGGATCTCGATCAGCAATGCGACAGGGAGCTCATTCTGGAGCTCGCCCGCGGGTCCGACATTGTGGTGGACAATTTCCGCCCGGGCGCTCTCGAGCGACGAGGGATAGATCCGCGCCGGCTGGTCGAGGAGAACAGCGGTCTCATATGGTGCACGATCACCGGGTTTGGGGAGAACAATCCACGCGTCGGCTACGACCTCGTCGTCCAGGCGGAGAGCGGGTGGATGTCCATCACCGGCGAGGCGGAGGGGGAGCCGATGCGCGCCGGCGTCGCTCTGGCCGACATCATTGCGGGCAAGGACGCGGCGATCTCGATTCTCGCCGCTCTCGTCGCCAAAAGCGTTTCCAGCGGAGCGCTTCCGCCGGAAAAGCGACGCATCCACATCTCTCTTTCGGCCAGCGCCACCGCCGCGCTGATCAACGTCGCCCAGAACTCACTCGTCACCGGGCGTGACGCCAGGCGCTGGGGAAACCAGCATCCCAATCTCGTGCCGTACCAGCTCTTTCATGCCGCCGACCGGCCAATAATCGTCGCGGTCGGAAGCGACTCTCAATGGAAGGGATGCGCGAGAGCGCTCGGGCTCGACGCACTGGCCGATGACGTTTCGGTCTCCACTAATGCCGGACGGCTCACATCGCGGGATCGCATCGTCTTAGCCGTCGCCGAAAAACTGCGCGAGCGTCCCGCGGCGGAATGGATCGCGAAGCTCGACGCAGCGGGCGTACCATGCGGTCTGGTGAAGACGGTTCTCGAATCGCTGAGCGAAGTTTCCGTCTCCCCTCTCACCGGAATCGCGCCGAGCGTGCCGGGGGATGTGCGGCTTCCGCCGCCGCGACTGGATGAGCATGGAGAGGAGATTCGGCGACTGCGATGGGGTGCGTTCGACCGCTGA
- a CDS encoding HAD-IA family hydrolase, with protein sequence MKPPRPFAVLFDLDGTLIDSIGLLLKCVRHIFEGRTPAPTDEEWIATLGTPLRKQLAAYVDSDDEIEAIVSKYRTFQREHHDALTLAYPGVKETLLELERRGHPMGVVTSKSNEMMDRGLAWLGALEMMQTRIGMNSCEIHKPDPFPVRLALKELGYEPREALFVGDSPYDILSGNAAGVVSVAAMWGPFTREQLEPAKPAEYLDRIEDLPRLLDRLEGRTGG encoded by the coding sequence ATGAAACCGCCCCGCCCTTTTGCCGTCCTTTTCGACCTCGACGGCACGCTCATAGACTCCATCGGCCTGCTGCTGAAGTGCGTCCGTCACATTTTCGAGGGACGGACGCCGGCCCCAACCGACGAGGAATGGATCGCCACCCTTGGGACTCCCCTTCGTAAGCAGCTTGCCGCCTATGTCGATTCCGATGACGAGATCGAAGCCATTGTCTCGAAATACCGGACTTTCCAGCGCGAGCACCACGACGCCCTCACGCTGGCCTATCCCGGTGTGAAAGAAACTCTTCTCGAGCTCGAGCGGCGCGGGCACCCGATGGGCGTCGTCACCAGCAAGTCGAACGAGATGATGGACCGCGGCCTCGCATGGCTCGGCGCACTGGAGATGATGCAGACGCGAATAGGCATGAACTCCTGCGAGATCCACAAACCCGACCCCTTCCCTGTTCGACTTGCTCTGAAGGAGCTTGGATACGAGCCCAGAGAAGCGCTGTTCGTCGGCGATTCGCCATACGACATTCTCTCCGGCAACGCGGCTGGCGTGGTGTCGGTCGCCGCCATGTGGGGCCCGTTCACGAGGGAGCAGCTCGAGCCGGCGAAGCCCGCCGAGTATCTGGACAGGATCGAGGATCTGCCGCGTCTTCTCGATCGCCTCGAGGGGAGAACGGGCGGCTGA
- a CDS encoding radical SAM protein: MAGTRQTPAGGRGIRQEALFGEAYERESRMLPIIGQQKDIRYYAAFAKSVLNGPETTGMGYWSINPYVGCAFGCAYCYARYAHRYVMERAATDDRMESVLSERYDAMPPWLAFERNIFVKQNAPDVLARTLRQGSDKHLSLLKGETIVIGTATDPYQPAERKFRVMRRILEVLADHPGLRISIISKSPLVTRDIDVLSRINRISDLTIQISLITLRRDLARRLEPRSPTPEARVRALGRLREAGIPAGINCMPVLPGITDNPSDIEALVKRVSEAGATYVGACALRLRATARDRYLPFIAQEFPHLEERYRNTYAHSHHASERYRDGLARFFDRICAKYRVASWSKRSDDEEGDDAPDERPTPSTQLQLPFPA, translated from the coding sequence ATGGCGGGGACTCGGCAAACGCCGGCGGGCGGACGCGGCATTCGGCAGGAAGCGCTGTTCGGTGAAGCGTACGAGCGGGAATCCCGCATGCTCCCGATCATCGGACAGCAGAAGGACATCCGCTACTACGCCGCGTTCGCGAAGAGCGTCCTCAACGGGCCCGAGACGACGGGAATGGGCTACTGGTCCATCAATCCTTACGTCGGGTGCGCGTTCGGATGCGCCTACTGCTACGCCCGATACGCGCATCGCTACGTGATGGAGCGGGCGGCGACCGACGACCGGATGGAGAGCGTCCTCTCGGAGCGGTACGACGCGATGCCGCCCTGGCTCGCGTTCGAGCGCAACATCTTCGTCAAGCAGAACGCGCCCGACGTTCTCGCGCGGACACTGAGACAGGGAAGCGACAAGCATCTGTCACTCCTCAAAGGCGAGACGATCGTGATCGGCACGGCGACCGATCCATATCAGCCGGCCGAGCGAAAATTCCGTGTCATGCGGCGGATTCTGGAAGTTCTCGCGGATCATCCGGGCCTCAGGATCAGCATCATCTCCAAGAGCCCGCTCGTCACACGCGACATTGACGTGCTGTCGCGCATCAACCGGATCTCCGATCTCACCATCCAGATTTCGCTGATCACGCTGAGGCGCGATCTGGCAAGGCGTCTCGAGCCCCGCTCACCCACCCCTGAGGCCCGCGTTCGCGCGCTCGGCCGACTTCGCGAGGCGGGAATACCCGCGGGCATCAACTGCATGCCGGTGCTTCCCGGCATCACCGACAACCCGTCCGACATCGAAGCGCTGGTGAAGCGCGTGTCGGAAGCGGGAGCGACATACGTCGGCGCGTGCGCGCTTCGCCTCCGGGCAACCGCGCGTGATCGCTACCTGCCGTTCATCGCGCAGGAATTCCCGCATCTCGAGGAGCGCTACCGCAACACTTACGCGCACTCGCATCACGCGAGCGAGCGATACCGCGACGGGCTGGCGCGGTTCTTCGACCGGATCTGCGCAAAGTACCGCGTCGCCAGCTGGAGCAAACGCTCTGACGACGAGGAAGGGGATGACGCGCCCGATGAGCGCCCCACCCCCTCCACACAACTGCAGCTGCCCTTCCCCGCGTAG
- a CDS encoding aldehyde dehydrogenase family protein: protein MATTKPVAKPAAQKDGHRAAGTGHRVAGNGQRVRSPIPTLIFGDLWEYDPSPETADPRIKPQYELYIGGKFVEPKSGKYFDSINPATEKVVSRIALANYEDVDAAYQAAKKAYDSVWSKMPGKERGKYLYRIARLVQDHAREFAVAETIDGGKPIKESRDFDVPMVAAHFFYHAGWADKIEYAIPGVEVHSLGVVGQVIPWNFPLLMLAWKIAPALAMGNTVVLKPAETTSVTAMKFAELLNEAELPPGVVNFVTGAGETGAAVMGHPLAAKVAFTGSTEVGKRIMRQVAGSDKKMTMELGGKAANIVFDDSPIDQAVEGVVNGIFFNQGHVCCAGSRLLVQESIYEPFVAKLRNRIDVLRVGNPLDKNTDVGAINSRAQLDRITELVDSGVTAGAQMYQSPACRLPGNGFWFKPTVFTGVTQSHRIAQEEIFGPVLSVLTFRTLEEAVEKANNTMYGLSAGVWTDKGSRILKMSTELKAGVVWANTFNKFDPSSPFGGYKESGFGREGGRQGLLDYGKIV, encoded by the coding sequence ATGGCCACAACAAAGCCGGTCGCCAAGCCTGCGGCGCAAAAAGACGGACATCGGGCAGCGGGTACCGGGCACCGCGTAGCGGGTAACGGACAGCGGGTTCGTTCGCCGATTCCAACGCTCATCTTCGGGGATCTGTGGGAGTACGATCCGTCGCCCGAGACCGCGGATCCGAGGATCAAGCCGCAGTACGAGCTGTACATCGGCGGAAAGTTCGTCGAGCCGAAGTCGGGGAAGTATTTCGATTCGATCAATCCGGCGACCGAGAAGGTCGTGTCGCGGATTGCTTTGGCCAACTATGAAGACGTGGACGCCGCGTACCAGGCGGCGAAGAAAGCATATGACTCCGTGTGGTCGAAGATGCCCGGGAAGGAGCGCGGCAAGTATCTGTATCGCATCGCGCGTCTCGTGCAGGATCATGCGCGTGAGTTCGCCGTTGCCGAGACAATTGACGGTGGGAAGCCGATCAAGGAGTCGCGTGACTTCGACGTGCCGATGGTCGCCGCGCATTTCTTTTATCACGCGGGCTGGGCGGACAAGATCGAGTACGCCATTCCCGGCGTGGAGGTGCATTCGCTCGGCGTAGTAGGGCAGGTGATTCCGTGGAACTTCCCGCTGCTGATGCTCGCGTGGAAGATTGCGCCCGCGCTGGCGATGGGGAATACAGTGGTTTTGAAGCCGGCCGAGACTACGTCGGTGACGGCGATGAAGTTCGCGGAGCTGTTGAACGAGGCGGAGCTTCCGCCGGGGGTCGTGAATTTTGTCACTGGTGCCGGGGAGACCGGCGCGGCGGTGATGGGCCATCCTCTGGCGGCGAAGGTCGCGTTCACCGGGAGCACCGAGGTCGGCAAACGCATCATGCGCCAGGTTGCCGGCAGCGACAAGAAGATGACCATGGAGCTCGGCGGGAAGGCGGCGAACATCGTGTTCGACGATTCGCCGATTGATCAGGCCGTCGAAGGTGTCGTGAACGGCATCTTCTTCAATCAGGGTCACGTGTGTTGCGCGGGGAGTCGCTTGCTCGTACAGGAATCCATCTACGAGCCGTTCGTCGCGAAGCTTCGTAACCGCATTGATGTTTTGCGCGTTGGGAATCCTCTCGACAAGAACACCGATGTCGGTGCGATCAATTCTCGCGCTCAGCTCGATCGGATTACTGAGCTTGTCGATTCAGGCGTGACCGCAGGCGCGCAGATGTATCAGTCGCCTGCGTGTCGTCTGCCGGGGAACGGGTTCTGGTTCAAGCCGACCGTGTTCACTGGTGTGACGCAGAGCCATCGCATCGCGCAGGAGGAGATATTCGGTCCCGTTCTTTCGGTGCTGACATTCAGAACTCTCGAAGAAGCTGTGGAGAAGGCGAACAACACCATGTACGGATTATCGGCGGGCGTGTGGACCGACAAGGGCTCGCGGATTCTCAAGATGAGCACCGAGCTCAAGGCCGGCGTGGTGTGGGCGAACACGTTCAACAAGTTCGATCCGTCGTCGCCGTTCGGTGGCTACAAGGAGTCTGGCTTCGGCCGCGAGGGTGGACGGCAGGGTCTGCTCGACTACGGGAAGATCGTCTAA
- a CDS encoding aldehyde dehydrogenase family protein, which translates to MASHRLPITKTPKVYVGGAFIRSESGRTFPIFEDGKKDGKFFANVPQCTRKDLRNAVEAAAKSGPDWAKRTPYNRGQILYRLGEMLEARGAEMADAIALSGGTSRRDAEKEVAASVDRLIYYAGWADKYAQVVGNTNPVAGPFFNFTVPEPMGIIGVIASDSEPLLGLISQIAPVIVSGNTVVALVSEAQPYPAIVLGEMLATSDLPGGVVNLLTGFRRELLPTFATHTHIRGVSAVVGAEERKELALGAADSVKRVKTRKAEEKLDWYSDKTQGVYEIKDFIEFKTTWHPIGV; encoded by the coding sequence ATGGCTTCACATCGGCTGCCGATTACGAAGACCCCCAAGGTTTACGTGGGTGGTGCGTTCATCCGGTCAGAGAGCGGGCGAACGTTCCCGATCTTCGAGGATGGCAAGAAAGACGGAAAGTTTTTCGCGAATGTTCCGCAGTGTACGCGGAAGGATTTGCGGAACGCCGTAGAGGCGGCAGCGAAGAGCGGACCCGACTGGGCTAAGCGGACGCCGTACAATCGCGGGCAGATTCTGTATCGTCTCGGCGAGATGCTCGAAGCCAGAGGCGCAGAGATGGCTGATGCAATTGCGCTCTCGGGCGGCACCTCCCGGAGAGATGCAGAGAAGGAAGTCGCTGCGTCCGTGGATCGGTTGATCTACTACGCGGGGTGGGCGGACAAGTATGCGCAGGTTGTGGGGAATACCAATCCTGTTGCGGGGCCGTTCTTCAATTTCACGGTGCCTGAGCCGATGGGGATCATCGGGGTCATTGCGTCGGATTCAGAGCCGCTGCTTGGGTTGATCAGCCAGATCGCTCCTGTCATTGTGAGCGGGAACACTGTCGTTGCTTTGGTTTCGGAGGCGCAGCCATATCCTGCGATCGTGCTCGGTGAGATGCTCGCGACGTCGGATCTGCCTGGTGGTGTTGTGAATCTGCTCACAGGATTCAGACGCGAGTTGCTGCCGACGTTTGCTACGCACACTCATATACGTGGCGTCAGTGCCGTCGTTGGAGCGGAAGAGCGGAAGGAGCTCGCGTTAGGTGCGGCGGATTCAGTAAAGCGAGTCAAGACGCGCAAGGCGGAGGAGAAGCTCGACTGGTACTCAGACAAGACGCAGGGCGTCTACGAGATCAAGGATTTCATCGAGTTCAAGACTACCTGGCATCCGATCGGGGTGTAG